The nucleotide window GCAGCCTCGCCTCGTAGTTGTGTAGCGTTTGCTTGTCGGAAAGCCGGCGGAGCATGTCGCGAATCTTGTCCTCATCGACATGGAACTTGGATATAGGGTGTCCTATGTACTCGTCGCGAGAGTACCCGAGCAGATCCATCTCGGCTTGGTTGGCCCAGAGAATAATTCCGTCCGGCCCGACCCAGTGCATGCCGATGGAGGCGTTCTCAACGAAATCTCTAAGCTCCTGCTGAGTGCGGCGCAAGGACGCCTCGGCCTGGTTGCGTTGGAACAAGATTGTCACCTGATTAACAGCGACACTTAATAAGAGACGGTCAGTTTCTGTGGGGAAGTCCGGCCTCGTTGAGCCAGCTACCAAAGCTCCGTATTCTTCCTCATGTATGAGCCCGATGGGGATGATGGCCAGCCGCACAGTTCCGCCCCCTAAAGGGTTCGGGATAGATAGAGGTGGGCCGGATGCGTTGGATTTAAACCAGGGCGCGACCGCCGCCGCGATCTCTCGTGTGTGGTCGGCGGCGTTCGCCCCTTGTTTAGGTCTGATCACCTCGATTGGCGCTTCATCTGAATGGCCTCTAACCCGGATATAGATGAAGTCCGCACGTAGCGCACTCAGCAGCACATCCGCGAGGCTTTCGGCAATCTGCGGCGGGTCATAGCCTATCCATACTGCGGGCAGCGCCGAGATCGCGACTAAATCTCGAACGCGCCGGCGAAGGGTTTTAATCTCTTCAGGAAGCGTCTCCATCGTTATTGTCTGGCAACGTCGCCCCAGTGAGTGATGTTTTCAGATTAATCGGTCGGACGCCTTACGCCTGCGCTCATGTAATTCTTTGAGAAACTCTTCGGGCGGCACGAAGAAAGGGTTCTCTTGAAGCACTCCGCCAATGATTACCATCGGGTGAGTGCGGAGAATGTCCATCACGACGCCCCCGCCAAACTTGGCGAGATCGTACGTTCAGACGACCGCGTCATCGTACTTCGGCAGAATGAAGTTCAGCCGTGTTTCATACTCGACGATGTCATCAACCCCTGGCCGGTCTTCAAGCCCCCACTCCATATTGGCGACCAGACGGGTCAGTGGAAAGCCCTGAGCCTTTCCGCCCCTCAGCACCTCTTCGATTAAGGCGAGCATCGCATCCTGGTCAAAGTGTCCTTCACGCAAATAAGCATCCTCCCAGCGTCGGACCTCAAGCTGACCACTGCGCTCGGCCTCGACCACGTCAATGCCGGCCTCACTGAGCCGACGCAGATGCTCGTCACGGTGCGCCGGGTCAACGATGTGGAATGCTTTATGACCTTGCTCGAACCCTTCTTTCACAAAGGGTAGAAGAACCTGATATTCCTCATCCTTTTTATGAAAGAAGGCGCAGACATGTCGGGAGCGGTGGAGGTCAGACCCGGCCAACCGCACCGCTTCTTTTTGCTCGTCCATCATGTTCCTCCTTTTATGATGACTGCTCGCAGGTAGCTTTCGAGACAGTCCCATGCCGCGCAAATATCTTGCCGATTTCTCAATTGACTATTTCATATCGGTGAGGATAGCAGGTACAGAAGCCCTCGACAAAAATAGTAGCTACAAACTCACAAGCGTTTCTGTACTTTTATTCGTTTAACCGGGCTTCGTCAAGCAATAAAACTGAGGCGTACTATGCAGCGACGGACTCCTGCATCTCCCTATCAATTCAGACCAAAAACGCTTGTATTAACCGATCAAGACGCTTTGAACCTCGTTTGGGATTGCCCGTCTATTTGCTATACTATTGAACACAAGGGTTGAACTGTTCAATTTGGAGGTCTGACCCAATGGCCGAGAATGAATAGGCCCTGCCCGATTAGGACTGTCGCGCATTTCTGATCTGAACTTGTGAAGAATCAGTATGCCCCCTGCCTTTCAAAAATTCGCCGCGGGTTTTCCACTAACATCTGATGCAACTGCTCGTCGGTGACGCCGCGCGCCTTGAGCGCCGGGATCACGTCGTTGTGAATGTGCAGATAGTGCCAGTTCGGCAACACTACGGGCAGCGCCGCTTCCGGCAGCCAGTCATTGAAACAAGCGGCGTCGTGCGACAACACCATCTTGTCTGCATGACCCAGCTCACACATTCGCGCCACGGTGTTGACGCGGTCTTCAAACGGCAGCAGCACGTCAATGCCGAAGCGATCCATGCCGATGTACGATCCCCTGGCGATCAGCTTCTCCAGGTAGTCTGTGTCGGTGGTGTCGCCCGAATGGCCGATGACGACGCGCGACAGGTCAACGCCTTCTTCTTCGAAGATGTGCTGCTGTTCGAGGCCGCGTTCGGTGTGCGCGTGAGTATGTGTTGAAATCGGCACGCCGGTTTGACGGTGCGCGTGGGCTACGGCGCGCAGCACGCGCTCGACGCCCGGCGTGACGCCTTGCTGATCGGTGGCGCATTTCAAGATCGCCGCGCGGACGCCGGTGCCGGCGATGCCTTCAGTGATGTCGCGCACAAACATGTCGGCCATGAACTCCGGGCCGCCAAGCTCTGTGCCCGGCCCTTGAAAGTGAAAGTACATCGGCACGTCGTTGTAGGTGTAGACGCCCGTGGCGACGATGATATTGAGATCGGTGGCGGCGGCGATGCGCTCGATGCGCGGGATGTAGCGCCCCAGGCCGATGACCGTGAGGTCAACGATTGAGTCCACGCCGCGCGCTTTCAACTCGTTAAGTCGGGCGATGGCATCGCTGACGCGCCGCTCTTCATCGCCCCAGCCTTCGGGATAATTCTGCATGATCTCCGCCGAGAGAATGAATACATGCTCATGCATCAGCGTGACGCCGAGACGCTCGGTGTCAACAGGGCCACGCACGGTGTTGACTTGTGGCATATCGCCTCCCAGGTGTGACGGTCAGAATAGCGCGATGAGTCTAATCGTCGGCGGCGCGCGCGGCAAGCCGCAAGCTCTAACCGAGGATTCGTCAAAGGGAGTTTCGTGGTATGATTGGCCCGCGAGGATCCATTATGACCACGAAAGTCGAGGCGACTATTGAAGATCTTTATCTCATCCCCGAACACGGCAAGGCCGAGCTTGTCGACGGAGAGATTATACGTATGTCACCCACAGGATTCTGGCCCAGTCGCGCCGGCGGCGAGGTCTATGCGAGCCTCCGCCAGCATGAGCATAAAACGAAATCAGGCTATGCAGTCCCTGATAATGCCGGCTTCATCGTGAATCTACCGAACCGCAAGTCCTTCAGCCCCGACGCGGCGTGGTACACCGGCAAGCCGACACGGATGAGATTTCTCGAGGGGGCGCCCGTCTTTGCCGTCGAAGTTCGCAGCGAAGAGGACTATGGGCCAAAGGCTGAACGAAGGATGGAGACAAAGCGCCGGGATTATTTCGCCGCCGGCACACTCTGCGTGTGGGATGTTGATCTGCTCAGCCCCGACGTCATCAAATCTTATCATCACGATGATCCAGATAATCCGATCATCTTTCGCCGCGGCGATATGGCCGATGCCGGCGATGCCGTGCCGGGCTGGTCAATGCTGGTCGCTGATCTCTTGCCCGAAGACGAATAGCGATGCGCCACTCTCCAGGTCGAACGCCGCCGACCCCGCCCGATTAACTAGCTGCCTTTTTGTTTCACCATGAAAATCTGATTGCCGACGCGGATGCGGCCTTTGCGCGCCACGCCCGTTGAGTTCGGCGCGACCGTGTAGTTCACCACTCCATTGCCAATGCCCGGGCTGCCTGAGCTGATCGTGATCCAGTCAACATTCGGCGTAGCTTGCCAGGCGCAGTGCGCGGCGGTGAAAACGCTGAAGCTGAAGCTGCCGCCCGCCGCCGAACTTACACGGCTCACCGGCGAAAGCACATAATTGCAGTCCGGCATCCCCGCGTCTTGAATCACCGCATAGCTCTGCCCGGCAATGGTCAGGCTTCCCTGCCGCGGCGAGCCGGTGAAGTTCTCGCGCACCTCAAAATGGATAACGCTGCTGCCGCTGCCGCTGGTCGCCGAGGTCAGGATGATCCAGGCGTCATTGCTCGCCGCCGCCCAGCCACAGCCCGCGCCGCACGTCAGCGCGACGCTGCCGCTGCCGCCGCTTTCTTTGAAGAAGCCGCCCGATGCCGCTAACTGATAGCCGCAACTGCTGCCGACGCGCAAGCCGTTGCCGAAGCTGGTCACCCAGATTTCCGCGGGGTTATAAGGATTGAAAAAGACGCGCTCCGGCTGGCGGAAGGGGTACGAGGTGACGGCGCTGAAGGTCGGCTGTGCGGCGCTAATGTTGTTGGAATACCACAGCCCGTTGGTTTCGGTCGTGAGATACATCTCATTCGGGTTGAGCGGATTGATGGACACCGAGCCGACACGGTCGAGGCTGTTGATCTTTGTCCATGACTGGCCGCGATTCGTCGTGCGGTACAGCCCGCCTAAACCGTTCGGCGGCCCGCCCCAGCCGCTATACACACAGACATACCATGTGCTCTGCGTCGCGTCGTTCGGATCGATGAGAATGTCTTTTGTCCAGTAACGCATCCCTGTGTCGCTGCGATCCAGCCAGGTCGCGCCGCCGTCGGTGCTGAGGAAGACGCCGGAGCTTGCAGTAAACGCGCCCGCCGAGTTGCGGCGGCCCGAATAGGTGCAGACGATGGCGCTGTCGTTCAGCACATAGACATTGAACGGGTGGCCTTCGGTGCGCGGCGGGCTGGCGAGCCTGGTCCACGTCGAAGCGCCGCCGTTTTGAATGTTGCTCGAAACGAAGATGCCGCCCTGCGTCGAATGAATGACGCTGGCGTACATGCGGCTGGCGTTCGTCGGGTCAATAGCGAGGCCGATGACCGGATGCGCAAAGTTGTGCAGCCGCTGCCAGGTCGCGCCTTTGTCTGTCGAGTAGAGTAGCTCACCGCTGCCGCCGTTGAGCGTTGAATCCGTCAAGCGCGTGCTCTGATACATATCGTGAACCGACGACGTGCCGACATAGAGCGTGCCGGTCACGGGATGCTTCAGCGATTGATAGGTCGAGTTGTAGCCCTGGCCGCTGTAATTGAATGACCAGCCCGCGCCGCCATCTGTGCTGCGCGTCCCTTTGATGTCCGAGTAGGAAGCAAACAGGTTGCTGGCATCGCTCCAGGTCAGCCACCAGCAGGTGGTGTCTTCGAGGCCGACGCTGTGATACGTGTGCCCCTTGGGCGTGAGCTGGCCCGCGGGATTCTGGTCAGCCGGCGCGACGTACATCTGTCGCCAGGTCGAGCCGCCATCGGTCGTCAGGTGCGCGAATCCCAGGTCTGTGTAGACGACGCGGTTGACATCCGTGGGCGCTACCGTGAAGCCGAGCGCCCCCGCGCCATAGCTCCAGTCGCGGTCGCCGCCGCGCCCCGACCAGCCGGTCGAGATGTTCTGATTGTTCGTCGTTAAAAAAACGCTCTGCCAGCTCGTGCCGGCGTTGGTCGTCTTGTAGATGATGGGGAACTCGTTCGCCTCCTGCTGTCCGGCAACGTAGGCCGCCGAGATGTTGCCGCGCGCCATCACCACTAAGAATGGGTCGTCGCCCGTGGCGATGCCCGATGTCTTTAACGTCCAGTTGGCCTGCCCCCAGTCGAGCGCGTAGATGCCCGCATAACTCGCGTAAGAGCCTTCGGTGAACAATCCCGGATAAACATCTGTTGAGTTGAGCGTCACGGCAAAGAAGCGCGTCGTCGTGTTCTGCTTCGCGCCGGCAAACGAGACGATGGCCTGTCCCGCGGGTATGCCGCCGACGCTTGCGAGCGCGAAGCTCGCGCCGCCGTTGGTTGACACGAGCAAGCCGAGATTGGTGCCGACATAGATATTCGCGCCGTCAAAGAACGCGCCGGCGACAAAGCAGCCGTTGCCGCTTGCGGTCGTAAATTTCTGCGCGAAGCTCGCGCCGCCGTCGCTCGAAAAGTAAACCGTCGAATAATCCGAGACCAGGACGCGGCTCGTCAGACTGTCGTCAACAAAGAGCGCATAGGCGCCGCCATCGGTCGGGTCGCTCACCAATTGATGCCAGGTCGCGCCGCCGTCTGTGCTGCGCGATGGCGTCGTCAGGTCGCCCGTGTAATCGAGCGCATAACGGATTGCCGGGTCGCTCGTGAAGCGCACCTGGGCTTCACGGTTGCCTTGAATCTGGCGAAAGTCAGTGACCGCCCACGACGCGCCCAGATCGGTCGAATGGAACTGCTCGCTCATGTCGCAGGCGAGATAGATTTCGTTAGCGTTGTATGGGCTGAAGATGGGCGCGAACAGCGCGCCGCCGCCGCCCGGCCCGCGTGGCGACCACAGTGCCGGCGGCTGCGCCTGCGCGGCGATCACCGTGACGGCCAAGACGGCCAGCAGGAAAATGATTGAGCGGTGCGGTCGTAAATCCCCTCTTTGCATAAGCGGTTCCACCATGCGCAGTCTCGTTCCGAAGCAGGCAAAGCAACGCGCCTGCCACGATCTCAAGATTGTTTTCCAAAGCAGTTATGCCGCGTGAGGAGGGGCGAACTGACGAAATTTAGCTTAACAGACGTAAACTTATGACACAAAGTGGAATCCAGGGACAAATATCATTTTCAGTAAGCTCAGAAAGGAGTGTGCGCGTAACCGGCAATGAAGAGGCCGATCTATAACATCAACCACACCACGACGAAGCGCGCCGATGTGGCGCTGCTTTTATTGATCGCACCGCTCGGCGCTGTAGCGCAGACCACGCCGCGTCAATCCGCCGCGCGCACGCCGCAAACGGCAAGCCCGCGCCCGACCGCTGCGCACACTGTCAAGACCGACCGCCGCGTCTATGCCGAGCCCGCGCCGCCGCCGCTGCCTGAAGCCGGCGGCACTTTCGTTGATCCGGTTTTCGGCACGACGCTGATTCGCGTCACCGATCAGCGTGACGGCAAGTTCGCCGAAACGCCTTACTCTTACTGGCCGACGTTCAACAAAGACTCGACGCGCCTCTACGTCAAGATCGATGACCAGGCGATCCTCTTCGGCTTCGACCCGGATAACTTCGGGGTGACGACGCGGCGCAAGCTGTTTCAACACCCGCTGCCCGAAGGCGGTTATCCGTGGGCCGACGATGTGATCTGGAGCGGCACGGATAATAATCTGGTCTATTGTCATTCGGGCCTGCGGCTCTACAGCTACAACGTCGTCATGAACAATTATGAGCTGGTGCATGATTTCGCCGGTCAGGTGCCGGGCGACACCATCTGGCAGATGAGCCGCTCGCTCGACGACGACACCTTCGCCTTTCACCTGAAAAGCTCGCGCAACGATTACAAGGTCGTCGGCTACGCGGCGTGGAAGCGCGGCACGAACGCGCTCTACGCCATCAACGAGCCGCAGGTCAATGAAGTGCAGGTGGACAAGACGGGCCGTTATCTGGTCGTGACGATGGAGCTGCCCGACCCGCCGCCGCCACCGCCCGACAGCGGCATCGAAGTGCGCGTCGTCGATTTGCAGAGCAAACGGATCAGCGACCTCAAAGACGGCGGCCCGGACTTTGCGCCCGGCCATCACGATTGCGGGCGCGGCACGATCATCGGCGCAGACAACTGGAATAACCGTTACACCTTTCGCCAGCTTGCCAGTCCGCACCGCTTCAACACCGCCGTCGGCTTCGGCACGGATTGGAGCTTGAGCGGCCATGTGTCGCTGCTCGCGGACGACGAAAACTGGGCGCTGGTCAGCACCTTCCTCGCCAACAAGCTGCCAAGCTCCGGGGTCTTCAAGAACGAATT belongs to Blastocatellia bacterium and includes:
- a CDS encoding phosphotriesterase-related protein, with amino-acid sequence MPQVNTVRGPVDTERLGVTLMHEHVFILSAEIMQNYPEGWGDEERRVSDAIARLNELKARGVDSIVDLTVIGLGRYIPRIERIAAATDLNIIVATGVYTYNDVPMYFHFQGPGTELGGPEFMADMFVRDITEGIAGTGVRAAILKCATDQQGVTPGVERVLRAVAHAHRQTGVPISTHTHAHTERGLEQQHIFEEEGVDLSRVVIGHSGDTTDTDYLEKLIARGSYIGMDRFGIDVLLPFEDRVNTVARMCELGHADKMVLSHDAACFNDWLPEAALPVVLPNWHYLHIHNDVIPALKARGVTDEQLHQMLVENPRRIFERQGAY
- a CDS encoding MEDS domain-containing protein; this encodes MMDEQKEAVRLAGSDLHRSRHVCAFFHKKDEEYQVLLPFVKEGFEQGHKAFHIVDPAHRDEHLRRLSEAGIDVVEAERSGQLEVRRWEDAYLREGHFDQDAMLALIEEVLRGGKAQGFPLTRLVANMEWGLEDRPGVDDIVEYETRLNFILPKYDDAVV
- a CDS encoding Uma2 family endonuclease; the protein is MTTKVEATIEDLYLIPEHGKAELVDGEIIRMSPTGFWPSRAGGEVYASLRQHEHKTKSGYAVPDNAGFIVNLPNRKSFSPDAAWYTGKPTRMRFLEGAPVFAVEVRSEEDYGPKAERRMETKRRDYFAAGTLCVWDVDLLSPDVIKSYHHDDPDNPIIFRRGDMADAGDAVPGWSMLVADLLPEDE
- a CDS encoding BACON domain-containing carbohydrate-binding protein gives rise to the protein MQRGDLRPHRSIIFLLAVLAVTVIAAQAQPPALWSPRGPGGGGALFAPIFSPYNANEIYLACDMSEQFHSTDLGASWAVTDFRQIQGNREAQVRFTSDPAIRYALDYTGDLTTPSRSTDGGATWHQLVSDPTDGGAYALFVDDSLTSRVLVSDYSTVYFSSDGGASFAQKFTTASGNGCFVAGAFFDGANIYVGTNLGLLVSTNGGASFALASVGGIPAGQAIVSFAGAKQNTTTRFFAVTLNSTDVYPGLFTEGSYASYAGIYALDWGQANWTLKTSGIATGDDPFLVVMARGNISAAYVAGQQEANEFPIIYKTTNAGTSWQSVFLTTNNQNISTGWSGRGGDRDWSYGAGALGFTVAPTDVNRVVYTDLGFAHLTTDGGSTWRQMYVAPADQNPAGQLTPKGHTYHSVGLEDTTCWWLTWSDASNLFASYSDIKGTRSTDGGAGWSFNYSGQGYNSTYQSLKHPVTGTLYVGTSSVHDMYQSTRLTDSTLNGGSGELLYSTDKGATWQRLHNFAHPVIGLAIDPTNASRMYASVIHSTQGGIFVSSNIQNGGASTWTRLASPPRTEGHPFNVYVLNDSAIVCTYSGRRNSAGAFTASSGVFLSTDGGATWLDRSDTGMRYWTKDILIDPNDATQSTWYVCVYSGWGGPPNGLGGLYRTTNRGQSWTKINSLDRVGSVSINPLNPNEMYLTTETNGLWYSNNISAAQPTFSAVTSYPFRQPERVFFNPYNPAEIWVTSFGNGLRVGSSCGYQLAASGGFFKESGGSGSVALTCGAGCGWAAASNDAWIILTSATSGSGSSVIHFEVRENFTGSPRQGSLTIAGQSYAVIQDAGMPDCNYVLSPVSRVSSAAGGSFSFSVFTAAHCAWQATPNVDWITISSGSPGIGNGVVNYTVAPNSTGVARKGRIRVGNQIFMVKQKGS